The genomic interval CGGAACCACCCCGCCCCACTCCCCAAAGGACGCCGGTATTAAGGCCCATGCCTGAGCCTGCCGCATCCACGAGTTCGGTGCCTTCCTTATTCGCCGTCATCTCCAGCCGGGTGAAGAGGGCGCCCAAATAAAAAAATCCCATATGGTAGCGCACGCGAGTATCCTGCCAGTTCATATCCACTTTGCTACTGTTCAGTTGGAAATTGGTCGTGTCCCGATCAAAGTGCAAAAGGAAGGCGAGATTGGAGTTGCTTCCGGCATACCCTCCCAGTCCATAACGGAGAGCGGTCCCGGTATCATTGCTGCCAACCAGCTTGCTTTTGGAAGTGGTAAAGGCATACTGAACATCAAAGAGAAAATCGGACTGCGGTCCGCGCCCGGATCCTTGCGCCATGGCAGTTCCGGCTCCTCCCAAAAGGATGAGGCAGGTGGCCCGGCAGAACTGGATCCAAGGTTTCACGCAGTCTCCTGTATTGGCGAACGTTTCACGTATTCTGCTGTTTGTCCTGTTTCAGCTTTCCCTTCCCTTTATCGGCAGCTGAAGCTAAGGATTGAGGAAAGGCATAGCACCCTTGAATGGACGAGTGGACACATGACAAAAATCCTGATGGTGGGCCATCGGCAGGGACTGGTGGAAGCCGCCAAGAGCCAGGCTCTGGATTTTCTTTTATGGAATGACAAGGAACTGAAGAACCCGCTTCCCGCACGGCATCTTGTCAAACTGCCTTGGCCGCGGAATCCGCGCGACTGGCGCCATGTGAAGCCGAAGATTCTCGCTCTCGGTCCCTTCAACGCCATCATAGCCGGATCCGAGCGGGCCATCCCCCTGGTTGCAGCTCTGAGGCGCGCCACGGGCCTGACCCGGATGGCCCCGATCAATCTGCTGCGCTGCCACGACAAGCTCCTGATGAAAAACAGGCTCCAGAGCGAGGACATTCCTTTGAATCCCTACCTTTGGGGCCAGGGCTTGAGCGCCGATCACATCTGGGAAACGCTGGGCCCGCGCATCGTCTGCAAGGACCGCTCCGAGTCCGGCGGTCGATCCATCCAGATCTATCAGCAAAAGACCGAGCTTTTACGGGAACTCCAAAAACGTCAAAGGCTCTTCGAGGCCTTCAATCCCCATCCCGAGTTCAGCGTCGAAAGTTTTGTGGAGAACGGCCGCATCGTCTTCACCAATATCACTCAATATTACCTGCGGCAGCACATCAATATCCTGCCCGCCTTGCTGCCCATGGCCGCGCAGGCGAAGATCCTGGATCTGAATGCGCGCGTGCTCGGCATCATGGGCGTCACACGCGGCATGACCCATGTGGAAATCTACCTGGGCCCCGATGGTCCCGTATTCGGTGAAATCGCGGTGCGTCCGCCGGGTGGTTACATCATGGAGCTTTTGCAGCTCGCCTATGGTTTTCCCGCCTGGGAATCGTTCCTGCAGCTCGAACTCGGCCGTGCCGTCAGCTTCCCGCAAAGCGCCCAACGCATGGCGGCCGTGCATGTGCTGCATCCGGGGCAAGGCATTATTCAAGCCATCAAAGGCTGGCCCGCGGTAAAAAATCATCCGTCCGTGCATCGAGCGAAACTCAAGGTCGCCGTGGGCGATCGCCTGAAGACACGGGCCGCTGTCGGTGAGGATGTCGGTTACGTTCTGCAAACGGCAGAGAATTGGGACGGGCTGATTCCGGCCGTCGAGGATATTCGAAGGCTTCTGCAATGGACCATGGAAAAAACGGGCTGAATGTCAGGAGGCAGGTTTTTCAAGAACGCACTGGCCAAGGGGAAGCGGGCAGGTCTTCGGAAGATCAGGATTGCCGATCGCGGAAACCCAGAGGCCAGGAATCGCGGAAAGAGCGCTGATATCGGTCAATTTATTGGAATCCAGAATTAATTTCTGAAGCTTCGGCAGGCCGGCGAGCGCATCGACCGTGGTCAGTTTATTGCTGCTCAGATTCAGAAAGCGCAGCTCATGCAGAGCCAGAAGCGGCGTCACATCCCGAAAGTTCTGGTGATCCAACACCAGCTCCTCCAGCTGCGTCAACGGCATCAGGGGACTCAGATCCGACATCCATGGGGCCGCTTTCAGGCCGGAAAATTCAAGTTTTTTTTTAGCCTGAAGCGCCGTATCAGCAGCCGCGCAATCAGCTTCGGCCAAAGTCTTCTGTCCGACTTCACGCAGAAGGAGGATCACGGTCTTGTGAGCTTCCCAAAGCGCCCGATCTTCATCACTCAGATTCTTTGCGAATTCACAGTAAGCGGTGAAGGTCGGCTGAGGATCAGGATTATAAAGACATTGCGCACCCTCGGGACAGGCCTTGATTTTCTGCGGATTGGCCAGCGCCTTCAGAGTCTTCAGTTCCTTCAAATCCGCAACCGATGAAAAATCCTCGATCTGATTCTGCGAAAGATCCAGCATCTGCACCTGAGGCAGCTTGGACAGAACGCCGATATCCTGGATGTTGTTATTGCGAAGGTCCAGACTGCGAAGGCTGGTGGCCTCAGCAAGAGCGGCAATATCCGTGAGTCCTGCATTGGCGACGATCAAGGTATGAAGGCGTGGCAGGCTGGAGAATTTCACCTGCTCCAGCTTGATGCTGTCGTTGGCGCTGATATCAAGGACCTCAAGCTGGCTCAGGCTTTCCCAGGGCACCTGGGTCAGATCAAGGTTTCCCGCATTCGACCCAAGGTTCAGCACCCGCATTTTTTTCAGGCGGCCCAGGAAGCTCAAATCGTAGGGAATCCGCGCCTTGCTCGCAAAATCATAGTTATTGCCGAGCGTGAGTTCTTCCAAATCCTCAAGCTGGCCCAAGGCTGTGACATCGCCGAGGCGATTGCCGACCAGCTCAAGCTTCTGCAGTTTTTTAAGGCCCATCAAAGGCCGCAGGTCTGTAAGCTGCCGATCCTTGAGCGCGAGGTTACTGATATCAAAACTCACGCCGGTATATTTGAACGACGTCCAAAGAGCCATCTGCGCCGCGGCGCGTTTGGGATCCGTCACGACCTGATCCAATTCGAGGATCTCGCGTTTGCCTTCTTCACCGAAGCTCGACATCATGGCTTCGGCTGTCACCCACAAGGAATCTTCAGGATTGTTATAGGCCAGCATGCGCGCAAGGTCAGGGTTCGCACCCAAGCTCTCTGGACGATCGACGGGCAAAAGGCCGGCGCCTTGGGGATTATTTTTTTCATCGAAAGAAAGGCTGACGCCCGACGAGGACTGCAGCCAATCCACATAAGCCCCGGCGAAGGTATAAATGGATTCACCCGATTCACAGATCCGCGCCGAATCCCAGACCGCCGAACTGTTCAGAGCAAGGTTTTTGCCGTTCAAATCACCCAGCACGTACCAGCGGCCGTTCACCTGGGCAAAGGCCGATCCCCCGGAGTCCCCACTGCAGGTTCCAAAAAGCGGCTTGGGACCGATGACCATCAGCTGCTGAAAATGCGCGACGTTCACAAAGCGGCGCAGATAGGTCTGAACCTGAAGCCTCTGTCCGGAGCAGCCGGCCTCGCTTGCAGGGCAATCCGTTTTGGTGCGGCCAAAGCCCGACAGAAGCACGGCATCGGTCTTGCCGATGACCGGCTTCAGCTGATCCGCCGAACGCAAGATTTCCGCAGGTTCGTAGCCAGCGGGCGCGACCCCATCGAGCTTGACCCAGGCGATATCGAAGTTCGGATAATATCGGGAACCATCTTTCGGGCGATAGGCTTCAAAGGCAAGGACGGGAACGGTCACCGCCTGCGGATCGTCTTCACCCTGACCGAAGAGCACGACGAACTGCTTCCCTGATTTCAAGCCGTCTATGCAGTGCGCCGCCGTCAGCACGAGATTGGGCGCAATCAGGGTACCGCTGCAAAACGAGTCAATCCCACTGCGATTCACCTTGGACAGGGAAACCGTGGAGCGAAAAGCCGGACTATTTTCGGGCACGACCTGACCGCCTACCATGTCCACATGGGAGCTTGAGGGGCTCGCGCCGCCACAGGACAGCATAAGGAGGATAAGACCGAAAAAAGCCATGGTTTTCAGCATGCAAGGGTCCTTCGTGAGCGAACTTTAGTTAAATTGACATCGTCGATTATGAGGAAATCCCAGCACCCGTTCGCTACCAGAGACAGGGGAAGGGCGCAAGTGTAGATTTACTAAGATGGAAAAGGCTTTGCGGCCCCGTTCATGCTGCGTGCTTTGTCTGAGAAGGCGCCTCGGTGAGAGGAATCGAGATGAGATAACAGGTATCAGGGCTATAAGGATCGAGCGTCATCTGGCCCCCGATATTATCCAGAAAGTCGAGACTGAGACGCAGGTTGACATCCCATGCGCTGCGTTGAGACGTCTGCTCCTGGATAGCCCGACGCTCCTGATAGGAAAGACTGGGACCGCTGTCCAGAACACGAATCTGCATCTGCCGTCCATAGATGCGGAGCTGCAGGCGAACCCAGGCAGGTTCCTGCCCGGCTGCGGCCTCGACTCCCTTGTTCACGAGGGAGACGAGAGCGAAGAGCGCCGCCGCCACTGGTACATGCAGCCTGACCTGCGGTTGATCCGCGGTGAAATCGAGGCTGACGCCGCGGGCTATGGCCTTCTCACGGGTGAGCTCATTGAGGTGATTTAAAAAATCGACGGCGCGCAGCGAAACCACATCCTGTCCGCCGTGCGTCTGGCTGAAAAGGAGCAGGCTTTCTGTCAGGCGTTCCAGTTCCGTCAGCGCCTGGTAAAGGCTCTGCATGATCTGCGGCCCCCGATTATGCAGGGTATCATTCGCATTCCACTGCAGCACTTCGTCCATTTTTTTCTGCATGCCGCTGATCGGTCCCTGCATGTTGCGGCTGATATCGCGGGCCATATCACCGAGCAGACTGAGACTCGCGCGATGCAGGCTCAGAGCCGTGGCTGTTTTATTCGCGCTATCCGCCCTCTGCCGACTGACTTCCACCGAAGTCATGATCGCAAAGGACGCGATGAAGCCTGACCCCAGAGTTCCAAGGATGATGGTGACGGACAGATCGAAATTCAAGCCCGCCATCAGCACAAAACCAAAATCCCGCGTGAACCAGATCACGAGCATGGACTCGATGAAAATGGAGGTCACCGCCAGCATCCCGAGCCAACGCCCGCAGAGCAGGATGGAGGCGAAGGAGAGAAGAGGATACCAGGCATGGATGGGGGAGAAGGCTGACTTCACGAAAAAAATCAGATAGGTCGAGAAGCAGCTGGCGATCATGGTCATATAAAGTGCGGCCACCCATTCCGGGCGCTTGGCGCGCCGCACGGTCAGATAACCCAGAAGACTGATGATAGCGATGGGCACCTCAAGGCCGACGACTTCGTCATAGCGTTTGAAATAGATGGCACTCATGCCATTGACGATGGCGAGGACGAGACCGATCAAACAGATATGATTCACGGCCCTTTGGCGAAACGCATCCAGTGAGCTGGGTCCGCGGCGGTCCCGCTTCACCCGGCGATCAAAGATGCGAATCAATGTCAGAAAAAACCACTGCATACGATCCTAACCGTGAGCACGACGTGAAATTTCGCTGAGCTTCTGCGTTTTTGCCTGCAGCTCGCGCATGACCG from Oligoflexus sp. carries:
- a CDS encoding leucine-rich repeat domain-containing protein, translated to MLKTMAFFGLILLMLSCGGASPSSSHVDMVGGQVVPENSPAFRSTVSLSKVNRSGIDSFCSGTLIAPNLVLTAAHCIDGLKSGKQFVVLFGQGEDDPQAVTVPVLAFEAYRPKDGSRYYPNFDIAWVKLDGVAPAGYEPAEILRSADQLKPVIGKTDAVLLSGFGRTKTDCPASEAGCSGQRLQVQTYLRRFVNVAHFQQLMVIGPKPLFGTCSGDSGGSAFAQVNGRWYVLGDLNGKNLALNSSAVWDSARICESGESIYTFAGAYVDWLQSSSGVSLSFDEKNNPQGAGLLPVDRPESLGANPDLARMLAYNNPEDSLWVTAEAMMSSFGEEGKREILELDQVVTDPKRAAAQMALWTSFKYTGVSFDISNLALKDRQLTDLRPLMGLKKLQKLELVGNRLGDVTALGQLEDLEELTLGNNYDFASKARIPYDLSFLGRLKKMRVLNLGSNAGNLDLTQVPWESLSQLEVLDISANDSIKLEQVKFSSLPRLHTLIVANAGLTDIAALAEATSLRSLDLRNNNIQDIGVLSKLPQVQMLDLSQNQIEDFSSVADLKELKTLKALANPQKIKACPEGAQCLYNPDPQPTFTAYCEFAKNLSDEDRALWEAHKTVILLLREVGQKTLAEADCAAADTALQAKKKLEFSGLKAAPWMSDLSPLMPLTQLEELVLDHQNFRDVTPLLALHELRFLNLSSNKLTTVDALAGLPKLQKLILDSNKLTDISALSAIPGLWVSAIGNPDLPKTCPLPLGQCVLEKPAS